A genomic region of Zalophus californianus isolate mZalCal1 chromosome 11, mZalCal1.pri.v2, whole genome shotgun sequence contains the following coding sequences:
- the SART1 gene encoding U4/U6.U5 tri-snRNP-associated protein 1, translated as MGSSKKHRGEKEAAGTTAAASTGGATEQPPRHREHKKHKHRSGGGGSSGGERRKRSRERGGERGGGRRGAEAEARSGAHGRERSQAEPSERRVKREKRDDGYEAAASSKTSSGDASSLSIEETNKLRAKLGLKPLEVNAVKKEAGTKEEPVAADVINPMALRQREELREKLAAAKEKRLLNQKLGKIKTLGEDDPWLDDTAAWIERSRQLQKEKDLAEKRAKLLEEMDQEFGVSTLVEEEFGQRRQDLYSARDLQGLTVEHAIDSFREGETVILTLKDKGVLQEEEDVLVNVNLVDKERAEKNVELRKKKPDYLPYAEDESLDDLAQQKPRSILSKYDEELEGERPHSFRLEQGGTADGLRERELEEIRAKLRLQAQSLSTAGPRLASEYLTPEEMVTFKKTKRRVKKIRKKEKEVVVRADDLLPLGDQTQDGDFGSRLRGRGRRRVPEADEEAPEEEEKEQAPRPPQSDDTRVENMDISDEEEGGAPQAGSPEVLEEDEAELELQKQLEKGRRLRQLQQLQQLRDSGEKVVEIVKKLESRPRGWEEDEDPERKGAIVFNATSEFCRTLGEIPTYGLAGNREEQEELMDFERDEERSANGGSESDGEENIGWSTVNLDEEKQQQDFSASSTTILDEEPIVNRGLAAALLLCQNKGLLETTVQKVARVKAPNKSLPSAVYCIEDKMAIDDKYSRREEYRGFTQDFKEKDGYKPDVKIEYVDETGRKLTPKEAFRQLSHRFHGKGSGKMKTERRMKKLDEEALLKKMSSSDTPLGTVALLQEKQKAQKTPYIVLSGSGKSMNANTITK; from the exons ATGGGGTCGTCAAAGAAGCACCGCGGAGAGAAGGAGGCGGCCGGGACGACGGCGGCGGCCAGCACTGGAGGCGCCACCGAGCAGCCGCCGCGGCACCGGGAGCACAAAAAACACAAGCAccggagcggcggcggcggcagcagcggcggcgaACGTCGGAAGCGGAGCCGGGAGCGTGGGGGCGAACGCGGGGGCGGGCGGCGCGGGGCCGAAGCCGAGGCCCGCAGCGGCGCGCACGGGCGGGAGCGCAGCCAGGCAGAGCCCTCTGAGCGGCGCGTGAAGCGGGAGAAGCGCGATGACGGCTACGAGGCCG CGGCCAGCTCCAAGACTAGCTCAGGAGATGCCTCATCACTCAGCATCGAGGAGACCAA TAAACTCCGGGCAAAGTTGGGGTTGAAACCCTTGGAGGTCAATGCTGTCAAGAAGG AGGCGGGCACCAAGGAGGAGCCCGTGGCAGCCGATGTCATCAACCCTATGGCCTTGAGACAGCGAGAGGAGCTACGGGAGAAGCTGGCAGCCGCCAAAGAAAAGCGCCTCCTGAACCAAAAGCTGGG aaAGATAAAGACGCTGGGGGAGGATGACCCCTGGCTGGATGACACTGCAGCCTGGATTGAGAGGAGCCGGCAGCTTCAGAAGGAGAAGGACTTGGCAGAGAAGCGG GCCAAACTGCTGGAGGAGATGGACCAAGAGTTTGGGGTCAGCACTCTGGTGGAGGAGGAGTTTGGGCAGAGGCGGCAG gacctgTACAGTGCCCGGGACCTACAGGGCCTCACTGTGGAACATGCTATTGATTCCTTCCGAGAAGGGGAGACCGTGATCCTCACCCTCAAGGACAAAG GTGtgctgcaggaggaggaggatgtgCTGGTGAACGTGAACCTCGTAGATAAAGAGCGGGCAGAGAAGAACGTGGAGCTCCGGAAGAAGAAGCCTGACTACCTCCCCTACGCAGAGGATGAGAGCCTGGATGACTTGGCACAG CAAAAACCCCGCTCTATCCTGTCCAAGTACGATGAGGAACTCGAGGGCGAGCGGCCACACTCATTCCGCTTGGAGCAGGGTGGCACCGCTGATGGCCTGCGGGAGCGGGAGCTGGAGGAGATCCGGGCCAAGTTGCGGCTGCAGGCCCAGTCCCTGAGCACAGCAGGGCCCCGGCTTGCCTCCGAGTACCTCACGCCCGAGGAGATG gtGACCTTTAAAAAGACCAAACGGAGGGTGAAGAAGATCcgcaagaaagagaaggaggtggTAGTCCGGGCTGATGACTTGCTGCCTCTTGGAGACCAGACTCAAGACGGGGACTTCGGTTCCAG ACTGCGGGGCCGGGGTCGGCGCCGAGTGCCTGAGGCAGACGAGGAGgccccagaggaggaggagaaggagcaggcaCCTCGGCCCCCGCAGTCAGATGACACCCGCGTGGAGAACATGGACATCAGCGATGAGG AGGAGGGTGGAGCACCACAGGCCGGGTCCCCAGAGGTGCTGGAGGAGGACGAGGCGGAGCTGGAGCTGCAGAAGCAGCTGGAAAAGGGGCGCCGCCTGCGGCAGCTCCAGCAGCTCCAGCAGCTGCGAGACAGCGGTGAGAAG gtGGTGGAGATCGTGAAGAAGCTGGAGTCGCGCCCGCGCGGCTGGGAGGAGGACGAGGACCCGGAGCGGAAGGGGGCCATCGTGTTCAATGCCACGTCCGAGTTCTGCCGCACCTTGGGCGAGATCCCCACCTATGGGCTGGCCGGCAAccgggaggagcaggaggagctcATG GACTTTGAACGAGACGAGGAGCGCTCAGCCAACGGCGGCTCTGAGTCGGACGGGGAGGAGAACATCGGCTGGAGCACAGTCAACCTGGAcgaggagaagcagcagcaggac TTCTCTGCCTCGTCTACCACCATCCTGGACGAGGAGCCCATCGTGAACAGAGGGCTAGCAGCCGCCCTGCTGCTGTGTCAGAACAAAG GGCTGCTGGAGACCACCGTGCAGAAGGTGGCCCGGGTGAAGGCACCCAACAAATCCCTGCCGTCGGCCGTGTACTGCATCGAGGACAAGAT GGCCATCGATGACAAGTACAGCCGGCGGGAGGAGTACCGCGGCTTCACCCAGGACTTCAAAGAGAAGGATGGCTACAAACCCGACGTGAAGATCGAGTACGTGGACGAGACGGGCCGGAAGCTCACACCCAAGGag GCTTTCCGGCAGCTGTCCCACCGCTTCCACGGGAAAGGCTCGGGCAAGATGAAGACGGAGCGGCGGATGAAGAAGCTGGATGAGGAGGCG CTCCTGAAGAAGATGAGCTCCAGCGACACGCCCCTGGGCACGGTGGCTCTGCTCCAGGAGAAGCAGAAGGCCCAGAAGACGCCGTATATCGTGCTCAGTGGCAGCGGCAAGAGCATGAACGC GAACACCATCACCAAGTGA